AGACTCGGAGCCGCCGCCAGCAGCCCCCACGAGTCCCTCCGCATGACGGGGTACACCTGGGGAGGCACGGGGAGGACCTGACGCGGGGAGTGGGCCCGCGAGGCACGCACACGAGGAGCACCGGAGCGCGCCGGGCGCCGCCGGCGAGCAGGCCTGGAGGCAGCCCGCTCCACGGCCGCCGCGCACTCGGGGCCGAGCAACGTGTCCAGCGAGAGGCACAACACCTGGCTGAGCTGCCGCAGGGTAGGGAGCCCGGGAGACAGGGTGCCACGCTCGAGCCGACCATAGGTGGAGGAGCCCAGGCCGAGCCGCCGAGCCATCTCCTCCTGGGTGAGCGCCGCGCTCTCGCGGGCGGTGCGAAGGGTCTCCCGGATGGCCCGGGCCAACCGTGCGCGGACCTTGGGAGGGAGGTGACTTGGCATGGTGGTCCGAACCCTAGCGACCCTGGACGTCAAGTCAACCCACATCCTATTTTACCGGTCACTTTTTCGACGCCCACCGTTTCAAGTAGGGTCGCATGGCGCGGGAAGCCCCGGAGGGGCCACCGCTGGAAACCGGGAGACTCACCCCGCGCGCTTGCCCGCCAGGGAGGGCCGCCCCTCCGCCTCGGCCTTGCGGTCCGCCAGCAGCGCCGCCAGGGCCTCGTCGCGAGTCTTGTAGACGTTCACCGCCGCGCCGTTGATGGTGCCGCTGGTGCTGACGAACATCTTCGTCA
This is a stretch of genomic DNA from Archangium violaceum. It encodes these proteins:
- a CDS encoding helix-turn-helix domain-containing protein is translated as MPSHLPPKVRARLARAIRETLRTARESAALTQEEMARRLGLGSSTYGRLERGTLSPGLPTLRQLSQVLCLSLDTLLGPECAAAVERAASRPARRRRPARSGAPRVRASRAHSPRQVLPVPPQVYPVMRRDSWGLLAAAPSLPVTEVLPLLLVRRGTPLALVVDVG